A single window of Gadus morhua chromosome 22, gadMor3.0, whole genome shotgun sequence DNA harbors:
- the LOC115536001 gene encoding fer3-like protein, which translates to MEMQGPSLESTLMGFERDPVAFPHHRPNHMVVGSKQHQQRPQVDTPAPSFPSYRLRMYDGDDDSEDEDDDDDDSCAWNEGEEENGSGAEERSGQLHHHNQRACALAGSAHAGYSASSKRRRNITIVQRKAANVRERKRMYGLNEAFDALRRKVPAFAYEKRLSRIDTLRLAMLYISFMSDLLGDRSSR; encoded by the coding sequence ATGGAAATGCAAGGACCCTCTCTGGAGTCAACGCTGATGGGTTTTGAGAGGGACCCGGTGGCGTTCCCGCATCACAGGCCAAATCACATGGTGGTcggatcaaaacaacatcaacaaagaCCGCAAGTAGACACCCCCGCGCCTTCCTTTCCGAGCTACCGATTGCGGATGTACGACGGCGACGACGACAGtgaagatgaagatgacgatgacgacgacTCGTGCGCCTggaatgagggggaggaggagaacggcTCGGGTGCGGAGGAGCGCTCCGgccaactacaccaccacaaccaacgTGCTTGCGCGCTGGCGGGCAGCGCGCACGCGGGGTACTCCGCGAGTTCCAAGCGCAGGAGGAACATCACCATCGTGCAGAGAAAGGCGGCCAACGTGCGCGAGAGGAAGCGCATGTACGGCCTGAACGAGGCGTTCGACGCGCTGCGGCGCAAGGTGCCCGCGTTCGCGTACGAGAAGCGGCTGTCGCGCATCGACACGCTGCGCCTGGCCATGTTGTACATCTCCTTCATGAGTGACCTGCTGGGGGACAGGAGCTCGCGTTAG